A region of Dictyostelium discoideum AX4 chromosome 1 chromosome, whole genome shotgun sequence DNA encodes the following proteins:
- a CDS encoding hypothetical protein (CG9386 protein (RE33302p)), with protein sequence MNETNYIEENEILIKLGKWEDVYSLPTRMTLESFWYTMEKWSLNPQCMNKSAKKFSLTNKSTYDKNNQQLSNYIFKKNLSGIFLNENEEKEKENYEKEEKEKEKEDENDENENKLKKQKHKHHGCENDEDEDENENIFKQDGSIEKDINTKDINESELAIEYLDDKVETIIYKRHLIPRLLNRDPSIDELVYHRKSSNQCQFIPMLNVIDNARLLPFFYPKVLGFNIIYQQLDSIKDKDLINQLLEKEINDEIEKQKKQKQKQKKNKSNPNKEKKKEEQQEEEIINFKGILKIQVIYFKEFQPKFDKTSKQILEKLNRWGVNYEIGYKKKANLDQIVPKNVFLSMYEEMKQRYKTMEEGWKEVTQTDPQKFIYEDVAIAAYLICIWRKENQENGKSPNKPTQRFIDIGCGNGLLVHILNKEGYDGIGIDLRSRKIWAKYDDQVQKNLIEEAILPKDTTFEQYDWIIGNHSDELTPWVPYITSKLPNQRFFLLPCCFYNFNSRFKENDTRIGKYSCYLNYIEKVSNECGFNVIKETLRIPSTKNIAFISSLRDPTLTDDQLIERRQKLLKSSNYIDFKPRERDIKWVPQKKYQPGQYNPHLDPLNPNNIKRIIRKENKDKENKDKENKDKENKQEEV encoded by the coding sequence ATGAACGAAACTAATTACATTGaggaaaatgaaattttaattaaacttgGAAAATGGGAAGATGTTTATTCATTACCAACTAGAATGACATTAGAATCATTTTGGTATACAATGGAGAAATGGTCATTAAATCCACAATGTATGAATAAAAGTGCAAAGAAATTTAGtttaacaaataaatcaacCTATGATAAAAACaatcaacaattatcaaattatatttttaaaaagaatttatctggtatatttttaaatgaaaatgaagaaaaagaaaaagaaaattatgaaaaagaagaaaaagaaaaagaaaaagaagatgaaaatgatgaaaatgaaaataaattaaaaaaacaaaaacataaACATCATGGTTgtgaaaatgatgaagatgaagatgaaaatgaaaatatatttaaacaaGATGGTAGTATTGAAAAGGATATAAATACAAAGGATATAAATGAAAGTGAATTAGCAATTGAATATTTAGATGATAAAGTTGAAACAATCATTTATAAAAGACATTTAATACCAAGATTATTGAATAGAGATCcatcaattgatgaattagTGTATCATCGTAAATCAAGCAATCAATGTCAATTCATACCAATGTTAAATGTTATTGATAATGCAAGATTACTACCATTCTTTTATCCAAAAGTATTAGGATTTAATATAATCTATCAACAAttagattcaattaaagataaagatttaattaatcaattattagaaaaagaaataaatgatgaaattgagaaacaaaaaaaacaaaaacaaaaacaaaaaaaaaataaatcaaacccaaacaaagaaaaaaaaaaagaagaacaacaagaagaagaaattattaattttaaaggaattttaaaaattcaagtaatttattttaaagaatttcaaCCAAAATTCGATAAAACatcaaaacaaattttagagaaattaaatCGTTGGGGTGTCAATTATGAGATTGGTTATAAAAAGAAAGCAAATCTTGATCAAATTGTACCAAAGAATGTATTTTTATCAATGTATGAAGAGATGAAACAACGTTATAAAACTATGGAAGAGGGTTGGAAAGAGGTGACACAAACTGATCCACAGAAATTCATTTATGAGGATGTTGCAATCGCTGCTTATTTAATTTGTATTTGGAGAAAAGAGAATCAAGAAAATGGTAAATCACCAAATAAACCAACTCAAAGATTCATTGATATAGGTTGTGGCAATGGGTTATTGGttcatattttaaataaagaaggTTATGATGgaattggtattgatttaCGTTCAAGAAAGATTTGGGCAAAATACGATGACCAAgttcaaaagaatttaattgaagaagCAATCTTACCAAAAGATACAACTTTTGAACAATATGATTGGATCATTGGTAATCATTCCGATGAGCTAACACCATGGGTACCTTATATAACTTCGAAATTACCAAATCAAAGattctttttattaccaTGTTGTttctataattttaattctcgTTTTAAAGAGAATGATACTCGTATTGGTAAATATTcttgttatttaaattatattgaaaAGGTTTCAAATGAATGTGGTTTCAATGTCATTAAAGAAACTCTTAGAATTCCATCAACTAAAAATATAGCTTTCATCTCTTCATTACGTGATCCAACTTTAACCGATGACCAATTAATTGAACGTcgtcaaaaattattaaaatcttcaaattatattgattttaaaccAAGAGAAAGAGATATTAAATGGGTACCTCAAAAGAAATATCAACCTGGTCAATATAATCCACATTTAGATCCattaaatccaaataatattaaaagaattattagaaaagaaaataaagataaagaaaataaagataaagaaaataaagataaagaaaataaacaagaagaagtttaa
- a CDS encoding hypothetical protein (O94404 Hypothetical UPF0135 protein C126.12 in chromosome III), translating to MSSTTNSVKGKEVLKKLGELIPLNLAEKWDNVGLLVEPSNTDSMDIERIFLTNDLTEPVLQEAINEKASFIISYHPPLFNQFKTVNQKSISQRIAIKSIENRIPIYSPHSALDSCDGGLNDWISNALIKLNSGKGRSKPITPYQESLKSTQKISIYLHTNQPLTAEILKQLELNSNFQFYSTDKIELSCDQQQLLILINLIKSFSNEIKNWDIINQEKVLSLNNGSGKLVTLDDDGIDIDVIVKGVKELFNIEYVRIGRPLSGESKKIKTISLCAGSGGSVVFNAKADLYLTGELTHHAILDACAKGSYVIVCDHSNSERDYLPQILKPNLEKLFNGRIKVIVSKLDTDPLKVI from the exons atgTCAAGTACAACAAACTCAGTTAAAGGAAAAGaagttttaaagaaattaggAGAATTAATACCATTAAATTTAGCAGAGAAATGGGATAATGTCGGATTATTAGTTGAACCAAGTAATACAGATTCAATGGATATCGAAAGAATATTTCTTACTAATGATTTAACAGAACCAGTTTTACAAGAGGCTATCAATGAGAAAGCAAGTTTCATAATATCATATCATCCACCATTATTCAACCAATTTAAAACTGTTAAccaaaaatcaatttcacaAAGAATtgcaattaaatcaattgagaATAGAATACCAATTTATTCACCACATTCCGCCTTAGATTCTTGTGATGGTGGTTTAAACGATTGGATTTCAAAtgctttaattaaattaaactcTGGTAAAGGTAGATCAAAACCAATTACACCTTATCAAGAATCATTGAAATCCACTCAAAAGATTTCAATCTATTTACATACCAATCAACCACTCACAGCTGAAATCttaaaacaattagaattaaattcaaattttcaattctattcaactgataaaattgaattatcttgtgatcaacaacaattattaattttaattaatttaattaaatcattttcaaat gaaattaaaaattgggATATTATAAATCAAGAAAAagtattatcattaaataatggttCAGGTAAATTAGTTACATTAGATGATGATGGAATTGATATTGATGTAATTGTAAAAGGAGTTAAAGAATTATTCAATATTGAATATGTTAGAATTGGTAGACCATTAAGTGGTGAAtctaaaaagattaaaactATCTCTTTATGTGCAGGTAGTGGTGGTTCTGTAGTTTTCAATGCAAAAGCTGATCTCTATTTAACTGGTGAATTAACTCATCATGCAATTTTAGATGCTTGTGCTAAAGGAAGTTATGTCATTGTTTGTGATCATTCAAATTCTGAAAGAGATTACCTTccacaaattttaaaaccaaatttagaaaaattatttaatggtcGTATTAAAGTCATAGTTTCAAAATTAGATACTGATCCATTAAAagtcatttaa
- a CDS encoding WD40 repeat-containing protein has protein sequence MEDPNGNLEEDAEYYDPNDEAGEYAIEGGQLDQDDEMMDEQDHEEHEDEPQEEEEDLVDESVQGFFEHTDSVYCVSINKTFPDIIATGGGDDVAYLWDLNSGEKVHQLKGHSDSISSIEFNYDGKLVATGGMDGIVKVWDVQTGNLLINLEGPTESVEWIQWHSKGNILLAGSSDCLGFMWSTLKGDILGTFAGHSGPVTCGMFTPDGKKVITGSEDCSIKVWNPKDSSNIMSFSGHGFHEKIITCLDIKNDNTLVLSGGDDHYAVLSNINTGKVIGKLHGHTDSIVAVSMSNHNQSFCHTGSLDGSIRVWDMNTLQQRSTFKHKSSITKLKSHPHEPLLFSSSVDKSIGVWDERNGQLIKQFTGHQDAILDFDITLDGKVVTASDDKVSLVFSLNPPQN, from the exons atGGAAGATCCAAATGGTAATTTAGAAGAAGATGCTGAATATTATGATCCAAATGATGAAGCAGGTGAATATGCAATTGAAGGTGGTCAATTAGATCAAGATGATGAAATGATGGATGAACAAGATCATGAAGAGCATGAAGACGAACCacaagaagaggaagaagattTAGTTGATGAATCAGTTCAAGGTTTCTTTGAACATACAGATTCAGTATATTGtgtttcaattaataaaacttttcCAGATATTATTGCAAcaggtggtggtgatgatgtagCTTACCTTTGGGATTTAAATAGTGGTGAAAAAGTTCATCAACTTAAAGGTCATTCAGATTCAATTAGTTCAATTGAATTCAATTATGATGGTAAATTAGTTGCAACTGGTGGTATGGATGGTATTGTTAAAGTTTGGGATGTTCAAACTGGTAATTTACTTATAAATTTAGAAGGTCCAACTGAATCAGTTGAG tgGATTCAATGGCATTCAAAaggtaatattttattagcAGGTTCATCAGATTGTTTAGGATTTATGTGGTCAACATTAAAAGGTGATATTTTGGGTACATTTGCAGGACATAGTGGTCCAGTTACATGTGGTATGTTTACACCAGATGGTAAGAAAGTTATTACAGGTTCAGAAGATTGTTCAATTAAAGTTTGGAATCCAAAAGATTCTTCAAATATAATGTCATTTAGTGGTCATGGATTCcatgaaaaaattatcacttgtttagatattaaaaatgataatacatTAGTTTTATCTGGTGGTGATGATCATTATGCTGTActttcaaatataaatactgGTAAAGTTATTGGTAAACTTCATGGTCATACTGATTCAATCGTTGCTGTTTCAATGAGTAATCATAATCAAAg ttTTTGTCATACAGGTTCATTAGATGGTTCAATTAGAGTTTGGGATATGAATACTTTACAACAAAGATCAACATTTAAACATAAATCATCAATaactaaattaaaatcacaTCCACatgaaccattattatttagtagTAGTGTTGATAAGAGTATTGGTGTTTGGGATGAAAGAAATggtcaattaattaaacaattcaCTGGTCATCAAGATGCTATTTTAGATTTTGATATCACTTTAGATGGTAAAGTTGTAACTGCTTCTGATGATAAAGTTTCTTTAGTTTTCTCTTTAAATCCTccacaaaattaa
- a CDS encoding EGF-like domain-containing protein: protein MNKKTILFLFLFLFLFLIKTGNSKNNDGGSGSRGDDETMTLLGVEDAVASGLSTTTRTSGPVTVPPEVTLSPNVISTLSRFAFPFDIKNYFQVFSDKSLKFTDYILSVSIQDPVTTNFQQLLCSPLDYEATCLLDIGKTAYLDRNIIVTLNSTFATHTFPISMFNVDSITQVRDTIVANGNGFDKISLIFCYFVIQATSGQYSYNPTLISSTILSIPIIDAYKYEMNGTVSFKYSADIVYQETLAPFVPFISSVSPPLVKLDTIVTVTGVFFFQKTIGSLVFNGSYYSEQNMDLYSLDFSNESIMYINGTALSFYFQGDASFTFKRNQESLPFSDTRSNLVNLKIVQPKIIDISYDISQDLLNIRGNFLDPAVYEISLNGLIFNTDSILPDPSLSTKTNLYFKNPQLYYSSAYLVCLGTSSAGYSQFKSQLIPKLVILDRLVKRGDRTIYLSGSYLLPNDRVNNPIYSINISSSGSSSSNPIQCYNIKVLKYLSFKQLYNISCQVDNSLENANRIQFNMVDTSVPPITFSFSYQPPTITSVSSTIYKKPGVVTIKGSSFCSQPTITIGDDSCSQPILSVGNDYDSLTCNFQSNAGLSNSTLLVSIICDTIQNTSSQSFVYIRDDPCPSSSTGVCSGPTNGKCNEDQRQCECNTGYSGFSCSNKVDTQVKPPIPIINDTKTVIETGIETGVQFEIGIIQIREIQSFNNDKVVKYINLKNEKWNLITKSTDLNDIVIYTYGLIVNNNKTKINVQIMINSGNSTSYDFLGDTFTLLPNSVKYQVEIIEWDFGATLNSLQVLFESKITATNNNNNCDNDNQDQEISKNILMNGQSIRTIEMKSINGDILVGTFSNRLKIDERVVVSSIEILSQDSLLSSNISTTQNQSVIQAITINYFKTNAIIDPNFGVLLSNDQNTPSPNGCNENTNSSNKFASWKIAVIVVCSVVGISLIVVSTSIIYRKIRNKSLILEIRLKLSK from the coding sequence atgaataaaaaaacaatattatttttatttttatttttatttttatttttaataaaaactggaaattctaaaaataatgatggtggAAGTGGAAGTAGAGGAGATGATGAAACTATGACACTTTTAGGAGTTGAAGATGCAGTAGCTTCAGGTTTATCAACAACTACACGAACATCAGGACCAGTTACAGTGCCTCCAGAAGTAACCTTAAGTCCAAATGTAATTTCTACACTTTCCAGATTTGCATTTCCttttgatataaaaaattactttCAAGTTTTTAGTGATAAATCACTTAAATTCACAGACTATATTTTATCAGTATCAATTCAAGATCCAGTAACTACTAATTTTCAACAATTATTGTGTTCTCCATTAGATTACGAAGCCACATGTTTATTGGATATTGGTAAAACTGCATACCTTGATAGAAATATAATTGTaactttaaattcaacatttGCAACGCACACATTCCCAATATCAATGTTTAATGTTGACTCAATTACTCAAGTTAGAGACACAATTGTAGCAAATGGAAAtggatttgataaaattagtttaatattttgttattttGTCATTCAAGCTACTAGTGGTCAATACTCGTATAATCCAACATTAATTTCCTcaacaattttatcaattccAATTATTGATGCATACAAGTATGAAATGAATGGAACTGTTTCATTCAAGTATTCTGCTGATATAGTTTATCAAGAAACACTTGCACCATTTGTACCATTCATTAGTAGTGTTTCACCACCATTAGTCAAATTAGATACAATTGTTACAGTTACTGGTGTAttctttttccaaaaaaCAATAGGGTCATTGGTATTCAATGGTTCATATTATAGTGAACAAAATATGGACCTGTATTCACTTGACTTTTCAAATGAGTCGATAATGTATATTAATGGTACAGCactttcattttattttcaaggAGATGCCTCTTTCACctttaaaagaaatcaagAATCTTTACCATTTAGCGATACTAGATCAAATTTagtgaatttgaaaattgtacAACCAAAAATCATTGATATTTCCTATGATATTTCtcaagatttattaaatattagaGGAAATTTCTTAGACCCCGCTGTATATGAAATTAGTTTAAatggtttaatttttaatactgATAGTATTTTACCAGATCCTTCATTATCTACTAAAACtaatctttattttaaaaatccaCAACTTTACTATAGTTCTGCATATTTGGTTTGTTTGGGTACAAGTTCAGCTGGTTATTCACAATTTAAAAGTCAATTAATACCAAAATTAGTAATTTTAGATAGGCTTGTTAAAAGAGGCGATAgaacaatttatttatcaGGTTCGTACTTATTACCAAATGATAGGGTTAATAATccaatttattcaattaatatctcaagtagtggtagtagtagttcaAATCCAATTCAATgttataatataaaagttttaaaatatttatcatttaaacaattatataatatttcatGCCAAGTTGATAATTCATTAGAAAATGCAAATAGAATTCAATTTAATATGGTTGATACATCAGTTCCTCCAATAACTTTTAGCTTTTCTTATCAACCACCAACTATTACATCAGTTTCTTcaacaatttataaaaagcCAGGTGTTGTTACAATTAAAGGTAGTTCATTTTGTTCACAACCAACTATTACAATTGGTGATGATTCATGCTCACAACCTATACTTTCAGTTGGTAATGATTATGATAGTTTAACTTGTAATTTCCAATCAAATGCTGGTctatcaaattcaacattaCTAGTTTCAATCATATGTGATACCATTCAAAATACCTCATCTCAATCATTTGTTTATATAAGAGATGATCCATGTCCATCATCAAGTACAGGTGTTTGTTCAGGTCCAACTAATGGTAAATGTAATGAAGATCAAAGACAATGTGAATGTAATACTGGTTATTCTGGATTTTCATGTTCAAATAAAGTAGATACTCAAGTTAaaccaccaataccaattaTAAATGATACTAAAACTGTCATTGAAACTGGTATTGAAACTGGTGttcaatttgaaattggtatTATTCAAATTAGAGAGATtcaaagttttaataatgataaagttgtaaaatatataaatttaaagaatgagAAATGGAATTTAATTACAAAGTCAactgatttaaatgatattgtAATTTATACATATGGtttaattgttaataataataaaaccaaaatcaatgTTCAAATTATGATAAACTCTGGTAATTCAACATCTTATGATTTTCTAGGTGACACTTTTACATTGTTACCAAATTCAGTTAAATATCAAgttgaaattattgaatgGGATTTTGGAGCaacattaaattctttacaagttttatttgaatcaaaaattactgctaccaataataataataattgtgataatgataatcaaGATCAagaaatttctaaaaatattttaatgaatGGTCAATCAATTAGAACAATTGAAATGAAGAGTATTAATGGTGATATTCTAGTTGGAACATTTTCAAATCgtttaaaaattgatgaaaGAGTAGTTGTTagttcaattgaaattttatcacAAGATTCTTTATTATCAAGTAATATTTCAACAACACAAAATCAATCAGTAATTCAAGCTATAACtataaactattttaaaacaaatgcTATTATCGATCCAAATTTTGGTGTACTTTTATCAAATGATCAAAATACTCCATCTCCAAATGGTTGTAATGAAAATACTAattcatcaaataaatttgcaTCTTGGAAAATCGCTGTAATTGTAGTTTGTTCAGTTGTTGgtatttcattaattgtaGTTTCAACCTCAATAATTTATAGAAAGATTAgaaataaatctttaattttagaaataagattaaaattatcaaaataa
- a CDS encoding hypothetical protein (Short-chain dehydrogenase/reductase (SDR) superfamily (EC 1.1.1.100)) — protein sequence MFKNSIKRLFELKGKNAIVTGGTRGIGYQIALDLANKGANVFVWSRNKEVNEKAVKSLPIIHNDQKHTGIVCDLSKTNKLDETINEIKKQVSSFNNGDNKIGILVHSAGITHSELLFKKSSNDNNNYNNNYNSINDNSNEIMTTNLLSPILITQSFLKDMMRLKYGRIIFIGSVVSEMGNRGQTIYSSSKGGLNGFSKSLSKEIGQFNCTSNVISPGFIDTDMSQQYINNELINSIPLKRIGNTKDISKTALFLIESDYITGQNIRVDGGLY from the exons atgtttaaaaattctattaaaagattatttgaattaaaaggTAAAAATGCAATAGTAACTGGTGGAACAAGAGGTATTGGATATCAGATTGCACTTGATTTAGCCAATAAAGGTGCAAATGTTTTCGTTTGGAGTAGAAATAAAGAAGTAAATGAAAAAGCAGTTAAATCATTACCAATAATACATAACGATCAAAAACATACAGGTATAGTATGTGATCTTtcaaaaaccaataaattaGATGAAacaataaatgaaattaaaaaacaagtTTCATCATTcaataatggtgataataaaattggaatTTTAGTACATTCAGCTGGTATTACACAtagtgaattattatttaaaaaatcatcaaatgataataataactataataataactataattcaataaatgataatagtaatgaaattatgacaacaaatttattatcaccaatattaataacacaatcatttttaaaagatatgaTGAGATTAAAATATGGTCGTATCATATTCATTGGTAGTGTTGTCTCTGAAATGGGTAATAGAGGTCAAACAATTTATTCAAGTTCTAAAGGTGGTTTAAATGGTTTTTCAAAATCACTCTCCAAAGAGATTGGTCAATTCAATTGTACTTCAAATGTAATTTCACCTGGTTTCATTGATACTGATATGTCACaacaatatataaataatgaattaattaattcaataccattaaaaagaattggtAATACAAag gatatttcaaaaacagcattatttttaatcgaATCAGACTATATTACTGGTCAAAATATTCGTGTTGATGGTggattatattaa
- a CDS encoding short-chain dehydrogenase/reductase family protein (Similar to SDR), which produces MEKEQVWYITGCTSGCGLALVEKLLKIKGTKVAGTTRDLKKIEQLSIYKDQNFLALQVDLVNSKSVEESIEKTIKHFGSITHVVNNAGFALMGTVEEASDKEQREQMDVCYFAPLNVIRSVLPHFRSKSHGYIFNIGSGAGFRGIANLGAYSGSKFAITGITEALHEEVKQFSINVSTIVLGYIETDFHEAIPVAKNLIDCYSTQAFSEQRKENLKKIIGGDPQKVADVLIDYSYKSNLPFNIFVGPTNHFNNIETRAKELLNQIQLQREKNNVQKS; this is translated from the coding sequence aAAAAGAACAAGTTTGGTATATTACAGGTTGTACAAGTGGATGTGGATTAGCATTGGTtgagaaattattaaagattaaGGGTACAAAAGTTGCAGGAACAACAAgggatttaaaaaagattgaacaattatcaatttataaggatcaaaattttttagcATTACAAGTTGACTTGGTAAATAGTAAATCAGTtgaagaatcaattgaaaaaacaattaaacatTTTGGAAGTATTACTCATGTTGTAAATAATGCAGGCTTTGCTTTAATGGGTACTGTTGAAGAGGCAAGTGATAAAGAGCAAAGAGAGCAAATGGACGTTTGCTATTTCGCTCCATTAAATGTAATTAGATCAGTGTTACCACACTTTCGTTCAAAATCACATGGTTATATCTTTAATATTGGCTCTGGTGCTGGGTTTAGAGGTATAGCTAATTTGGGTGCTTATTCCGGTTCAAAATTCGCAATCACTGGTATTACCGAGGCATTACATGAAGAGGTTAAACAATTCTCTATTAATGTATCAACTATTGTTTTAGGCTATATTGAAACAGATTTCCATGAAGCAATTCCAGTGgctaaaaatttaattgattgttaTTCTACCCAAGCTTTTAGTGAACAGCgtaaagaaaatttaaagaaaattattgGTGGTGATCCACAAAAAGTTGCTgatgttttaattgattattcatacaaatcaaatttaccttttaatattttcgtTGGTCCAACTAATCATttcaataatattgaaacaagagctaaagaattattaaatcaaattcaattacaaagagaaaaaaataatgttcaAAAAtcttaa
- the mcfD gene encoding mitochondrial substrate carrier family protein, giving the protein MDSTKTNNKWAAAGILNSVGKDFVAGSVGGMSSIMAGHPFDTIKVMLQDASGNLPKFKNGFQALKYIMKVDGIKGIYRGLSVPLFSVSFTNSVFFATNNFCQSYFHPPCKDENGEDILIPYHKAAAAGAIAGGVISLLITPRDLVKSKLQVQCRPFGSTNVSLQYKGPIDVIRQTIKRDGIKGMFKGIRSTFCRDIPGDAVYFVVYEFMKRKLLALSKNNNNNNNNNDNNDNSSPKAGVPAWVAIGAGGCAGMSFWMSIYPMDVVKTRIQTQPDHLPPQYTSVLQTITKIYREEGISVFFRGFSATILRAFPTSAVNFLMYETTRNLLNSKDPFYNNNDHYNAE; this is encoded by the exons ATGGACTCAaccaaaacaaataataaatgggCGGCAGCtggaattttaaattcagtTGGTAAAGACTTTGTAGCAGGTTCAGTTGGTGGAATGTCTTCGATTATGGCAGGTCATCCATTTGATACCATTAAAGTTATGTTGCAAGATGCTTCAGGAAATTtaccaaaatttaaaaatggtttcCAAgctttaaaatatattatgaaAGTTGATgga attaAAGGAATATATAGGGGATTATCAGTTCCACTTTTTAGTGTTTCATTTACAAATTCAGTTTTCTTTGCAACAAATAACTTTTGTCAAAGTTATTTTCATCCACCTTGtaaagatgaaaatggtgaAGATATTTTAATACCATATCATAA agcTGCAGCGGCAGGAGCGATAGCAGGTGGGgttatatcattattaattacacCAAGAGATTTAGTGAAATCGAAATTACAGGTTCAATGTAGACCATTTGGATCGACCAATGTTTCTCTTCAATATAAAGGACCAATCGATGTAATTAGACAAACGATTAAAAGGGATGGAATTAAAGGAATGTTTAAAGGTATAAGATCAACTTTTTGTCGTGATATTCCAGGTGATGCTGTTTATTTTGTAGTTTATGAATTtatgaaaagaaaattattagCTCTttcaaaaaacaacaataacaataataataataatgataataatgataattcatcACCAAAAGCAGGTGTACCAGCATGGGTTGCCATTGGTGCTGGTGGTTGTGCTGGTATGTCATTTTGGATGTCAATTTATCCAATGGATGTAGTTAAAACTAGAATTCAAACTCAACCTGATCATTTACCACCACAATATACAAGTGTTTTACAAACTATCACTAAAATCTATAGAGAGGAAGGAATATCAGTATTCTTTCGTGGTTTTAGTGCTACCATTTTAAGAGCTTTTCCAACTAGCGCTGTAAATTTCTTAATGTACGAAACCACaagaaatttattaaattcaaaagatccattttataataacaaCGATCATTATAATGCcgaataa